AATAAAATAAAAAAAAAAATTAATAATTATGATATTAATAAAAAAAATAAAGAGAGGTAAAATATTAAAATTGGAAAAAAAACCATACAATTATCACGACCTAATAAAATTAATAAAAATATTAGGAGTAAAATTGTGAGATTAATAGGATTAAATGGTGAACAAATTGGGATAATTAATATCAAAGAAGCTTTAAAAAAAGCAGAAAATGTAGGATTTGATTTGGTTGAAATTAGTCCTAATTCTGTACCTCCTGTATGCCGTATAATGGATTATGGTAAATTTTTATATGCAAAAAACAAAGCTTCTAAAGAACAAAAAAAAAAACAAAAAATAATAAATTTAAAAGAAATTAAATTTCGTCCAGGAACAGATATAGGAGATTATAAAGTTAAATTACGTAATTTAATTCGTTTTTTAAAAAAAGGAGATAAAATAAAAGTTACTCTTAGATTTAGAGGAAGAGAAATGATGCATACTAAAATAGGATTTTTTATGTTAAATCGTATAAAAAATGACTTAGAAAGCTTAGCTATAGTAGAATCATTTCCGACAAGAGTTGAAGGTAGGCAAATTATAATGATTTTAATACCAAAAAAATAAATTTTAATTTAAAATTCTGGATTTTAATAATATGAATAAATTAAAAACAGTACGTAGTGTTGCAAAACGTTTTAAAAAAACAAGTACTGGATTATTTAAACATAAAAAAGCTAATTTAAGACATTTATTAACTAAAAAAAATAAAAAACACAAAAGATCTTTAAGACAGAAAAAAATAGTTACAAAAGGAGATTCATATTCATTAAAAATATGTTTACCTTATTTATAATAAGATAAATATGTAAAATATAATAATTATAGGAAATTAAATAATATGGTAAGAATTAAGCGTGGAGTTATTGCAAAAGCAAAACATAAAAAAATAATAAAACAAGCAAAAGGATATTATGGATCACGATCTAGAACTTATCGTTCTGCTTTTCAAGCTGTAATTAAATCAGGACAATATGCTTATAGAGATAGAAAACAACGAAAAAGAAAATTTCGCCAATTATGGATTATGAAAATTAATGCAGCAGCACGTCAAAAAAATATATCTTATAATTGTTTAATGTATAAATTAAAAAAAAATAATATAAATATAAATAGAAAAATTTTAGCTGATATAGCTATGTTTGATATTTTGTCTTTTAATAAATTGATAAATTTTTCAAATAATGAATTTAATAAATAAAATTTATTAAATTAAAATATTTTCTTATATATAATTATTTTTATTATTATATTAATGAGAATATTATATATGGTATATGATGATATAGTTATTATTGCAAAAAAAGAAATTTATGCGATAAAGAGTATTAATGATCTAAATATATTAAAAATTAAATATTTAGGTAAGAAAGGATATATTACAACACAATTTTTATTAAT
The Enterobacteriaceae endosymbiont of Donacia thalassina genome window above contains:
- the rpmI gene encoding 50S ribosomal protein L35, whose protein sequence is MNKLKTVRSVAKRFKKTSTGLFKHKKANLRHLLTKKNKKHKRSLRQKKIVTKGDSYSLKICLPYL
- the rplT gene encoding 50S ribosomal protein L20, encoding MVRIKRGVIAKAKHKKIIKQAKGYYGSRSRTYRSAFQAVIKSGQYAYRDRKQRKRKFRQLWIMKINAAARQKNISYNCLMYKLKKNNININRKILADIAMFDILSFNKLINFSNNEFNK
- the infC gene encoding translation initiation factor IF-3, with protein sequence MKIGKKTIQLSRPNKINKNIRSKIVRLIGLNGEQIGIINIKEALKKAENVGFDLVEISPNSVPPVCRIMDYGKFLYAKNKASKEQKKKQKIINLKEIKFRPGTDIGDYKVKLRNLIRFLKKGDKIKVTLRFRGREMMHTKIGFFMLNRIKNDLESLAIVESFPTRVEGRQIIMILIPKK